The following coding sequences lie in one Spirosoma sp. KUDC1026 genomic window:
- a CDS encoding transposase: protein MSKLRRSFTPDDRYSIVQEAIRDGHAETCRKYNLSPSLLRKWKLKYLSKGKEGLKDSYARVDPQLRVLEEENERLKRIVAKQALELEIKSELLKKTPIHSRRS from the coding sequence ATGAGCAAATTAAGGCGGAGTTTTACTCCCGATGACCGCTATTCTATCGTCCAGGAAGCCATTCGTGACGGCCATGCCGAGACTTGTCGAAAATACAATCTATCTCCTTCGCTGCTGCGCAAGTGGAAATTGAAGTATTTGAGTAAAGGCAAAGAAGGCCTCAAAGATTCTTACGCACGCGTCGATCCCCAGCTTCGAGTGCTCGAAGAAGAAAATGAACGCCTGAAGCGGATTGTAGCAAAACAAGCTTTGGAACTGGAGATCAAAAGTGAGCTACTAAAAAAAACTCCTATTCACTCCAGGAGAAGCTAG
- a CDS encoding transposase, whose product MKAKSRRQFTSEFKVKVVLEVLRQDKTLNQIASEHELHPQLVQTWKQAFMAAVPQLFDQQKRAEKPVVDETGPLYEQIGRLQMELTWLKKKLATNP is encoded by the coding sequence ATGAAAGCAAAAAGTCGTCGTCAGTTCACCTCCGAGTTCAAGGTGAAGGTCGTCTTAGAAGTACTCCGTCAGGACAAGACGCTCAATCAGATCGCTAGCGAACACGAGTTGCATCCACAGTTAGTGCAGACTTGGAAACAGGCATTTATGGCCGCTGTCCCACAACTATTCGACCAACAGAAGAGGGCTGAAAAGCCCGTTGTCGATGAAACAGGGCCTTTATACGAACAGATTGGACGGCTCCAGATGGAGCTAACCTGGCTCAAAAAAAAATTAGCGACCAACCCCTAA
- a CDS encoding IS3 family transposase, with the protein MIERSNTELSLRRQCWLLSVSRAGLSYQPTPVDDQTLQIMRRLDEWYVEHPDLGHRRLVVLLNQEGWVVNIKRVRRLRALMGLETQFPKPNLSKPGVPRQRFFYLLRGLVIDRIHQVWATDITYIPMPKGFFYVMAILDLHSRYVLHWQLSNTLEAGWCIDTLRQSLRQWGKPQIFNTDQGSQFTSDDFIAVLVGHEIAISWDGKGRALDNIYVERFWRTLKYEDVYLRNYQTGSELRAGLTKYFRYYNHQRPHQSLGYRTPAAVLMEGKEKQHISLN; encoded by the coding sequence ATGATTGAGCGCTCCAATACCGAATTGAGTCTCCGCCGACAGTGCTGGCTGTTAAGTGTCAGTCGGGCCGGTCTGTCCTATCAACCTACTCCCGTTGATGATCAAACTTTACAGATCATGCGCCGATTAGACGAATGGTATGTCGAACATCCTGATCTAGGCCATCGTCGGCTGGTGGTTCTTTTGAATCAGGAGGGCTGGGTGGTAAATATTAAGCGCGTGCGTCGTCTACGGGCCTTAATGGGTCTGGAAACACAGTTCCCTAAACCTAATCTATCCAAACCGGGTGTGCCTCGACAACGCTTTTTCTATCTACTACGTGGTTTGGTCATTGATCGCATTCACCAAGTGTGGGCAACGGATATTACATACATTCCTATGCCCAAAGGCTTTTTTTATGTGATGGCCATCTTGGATTTACACAGTCGCTATGTCTTGCATTGGCAGTTGAGCAATACGCTGGAAGCAGGCTGGTGCATCGATACCTTGCGACAGAGTCTACGACAATGGGGCAAACCACAGATCTTCAATACGGATCAGGGGAGTCAGTTTACCAGTGATGACTTTATTGCTGTATTAGTAGGGCATGAGATCGCCATCAGTTGGGATGGCAAAGGGCGAGCTTTGGATAATATCTACGTGGAACGCTTCTGGCGAACGCTAAAATACGAAGATGTTTATTTGCGCAACTACCAAACTGGCAGTGAACTTCGAGCGGGTTTAACCAAGTACTTTCGCTATTACAATCACCAACGACCTCACCAGTCATTAGGCTATCGGACACCGGCAGCGGTATTGATGGAGGGGAAGGAGAAACAACATATATCTCTCAACTAA
- the ltrA gene encoding group II intron reverse transcriptase/maturase, giving the protein MAKARMNHTMMDWKAIPWHKLERTVFKLQKRIFKASQRGDRRTVRQLQKTLMRSWSAKCLAVRRVTQDNQGKKTAGVDGVKDLSPPERLTLVSELSPAQPVQPTRRVWIPKPGSLEKRPLGIPTMKNRALQALAKQALEPEWEAHFEPNSYGFRPGRSTHDAIEAIYKGINRQPKYVLDADIAQCFDRINHQALLQKLSTYPVMNRLVKNWLRAGYMDGEALFPTREGTPQGGVISPLLANVALHGIERYIRQAYPKQGIWQKGQPTKYRNAVQFIRYADDFVILHEDLAVIQDCQQRIGVWLTKMGLELKTSKTKITHTLHAHEGHVGFDFLGFTVRQFPVGKHRSGRNSVGKLLGFKTLITPSETGMQRHQRMLKRLIKTHKASTQEVLICELNPVIQGWSNYYATVVSKYHFAKLDHWLFIALRSWALQRHSNKPSNWIMNKYWLINQGGGWRFALHTDKSVRKMGHHADIPIKRHVKVKADRSPYDGDWVYWSSRMGKHPQISQRVAQLLKRQEGQCPHCKLFFKGEEIMEVDHITPRSRGGKDEYENLQLLHRHCHDTKTAQDQKAGRYV; this is encoded by the coding sequence ATGGCTAAAGCACGTATGAACCATACGATGATGGACTGGAAGGCGATACCCTGGCACAAGCTGGAGCGTACCGTCTTTAAGCTGCAAAAGCGCATATTCAAAGCCTCACAACGTGGTGACAGAAGGACGGTTAGGCAACTTCAAAAGACCCTGATGAGGTCTTGGTCAGCCAAATGTCTCGCGGTTCGTAGAGTTACGCAGGACAATCAGGGCAAGAAAACAGCCGGGGTAGATGGAGTGAAAGACCTCTCCCCGCCTGAACGCTTGACACTGGTATCTGAATTGAGCCCTGCCCAACCCGTTCAACCCACTCGTCGCGTGTGGATACCCAAGCCTGGTTCCCTGGAGAAGCGGCCATTAGGTATCCCAACGATGAAAAACAGGGCCCTCCAAGCCTTAGCAAAGCAGGCGTTAGAACCAGAATGGGAGGCTCACTTTGAACCCAATAGCTACGGCTTCAGACCCGGACGATCAACCCATGATGCGATAGAAGCGATCTATAAAGGCATTAACCGCCAGCCTAAATATGTGCTGGACGCCGATATAGCCCAATGTTTTGACCGCATCAACCATCAAGCCCTATTACAGAAGCTGAGTACATACCCCGTCATGAACCGCCTTGTAAAAAACTGGCTAAGAGCAGGCTACATGGATGGGGAGGCCTTATTTCCAACCCGTGAAGGCACCCCGCAGGGCGGGGTGATTTCCCCTTTATTGGCGAACGTGGCCCTACATGGCATAGAAAGGTATATCCGACAGGCTTACCCTAAACAGGGTATCTGGCAAAAAGGGCAACCGACTAAATATCGAAATGCAGTTCAGTTTATCCGCTATGCGGATGACTTTGTGATCCTGCATGAGGACTTAGCGGTGATCCAGGATTGCCAGCAACGAATAGGGGTATGGTTGACAAAAATGGGACTGGAATTGAAAACCAGTAAAACAAAGATTACACACACGCTTCATGCACATGAAGGCCATGTAGGCTTTGACTTTCTGGGGTTCACCGTTCGGCAATTCCCAGTAGGGAAACACCGAAGCGGTAGGAACTCAGTGGGTAAACTACTGGGGTTCAAAACCCTCATCACGCCCAGCGAAACGGGCATGCAACGACACCAGCGAATGTTAAAGCGGCTCATCAAAACACACAAGGCATCCACTCAGGAAGTGCTTATCTGTGAACTTAACCCTGTTATTCAGGGATGGTCGAATTACTATGCTACAGTCGTAAGCAAATACCATTTCGCTAAACTTGACCATTGGCTATTTATTGCCTTACGCAGTTGGGCTTTGCAACGCCATAGCAACAAACCTTCGAATTGGATAATGAACAAATACTGGCTCATTAACCAAGGTGGGGGTTGGCGTTTCGCATTGCACACGGATAAATCGGTCAGAAAAATGGGCCATCACGCCGACATACCGATCAAACGACACGTCAAAGTGAAGGCAGATCGGAGTCCGTATGATGGAGATTGGGTTTATTGGAGTAGCCGCATGGGGAAACATCCGCAAATCAGCCAACGAGTAGCCCAACTACTCAAACGACAGGAAGGCCAATGCCCCCATTGCAAACTGTTCTTTAAAGGTGAAGAAATTATGGAAGTAGACCACATCACCCCCCGCTCAAGGGGTGGTAAGGACGAGTACGAAAACCTCCAATTGCTTCACCGTCATTGCCATGACACGAAAACCGCACAGGATCAGAAAGCGGGGAGGTATGTATGA
- a CDS encoding nuclease A inhibitor family protein, producing MTSDQPVTPNQPIDSATFTAQIQPLLTDLLYPSESDEPVELISCYLTQPEPLTVSQIKDWQMLPPSTFVDERPEEDFWKPVLTEQDWYGDEEKARTAKFQSLKRIVETSLTERQVFRAGESEIDVFLLGRLPSGERMGIKTMVVET from the coding sequence ATGACCAGCGATCAACCCGTAACCCCGAATCAACCCATCGATTCTGCTACGTTTACAGCGCAGATTCAGCCCCTGCTCACGGATTTGCTGTATCCCAGCGAATCAGACGAGCCCGTCGAACTGATTTCCTGTTATCTGACGCAGCCGGAACCACTTACAGTGAGTCAGATCAAGGACTGGCAGATGCTCCCCCCCTCGACATTTGTCGATGAGAGGCCGGAAGAGGATTTCTGGAAGCCCGTTCTTACGGAACAGGACTGGTATGGTGATGAAGAGAAAGCCCGCACGGCTAAATTCCAGTCCCTTAAACGAATAGTGGAAACCAGCCTGACCGAACGGCAGGTGTTTCGGGCTGGCGAATCGGAGATTGATGTTTTTCTACTGGGTCGCCTGCCCAGCGGGGAGCGTATGGGAATCAAAACAATGGTTGTCGAAACCTAA
- a CDS encoding DUF937 domain-containing protein — MLETLMNLVRQQAGSAITNNTAIPGDKHDDAVQAVSGGILSGLQQQAQGGGIGNLIGMLTGNSGAQQEVNQGVQKTVQESLFQKLGISPQVAMSIAAAVVPVVLSKLSQKAQDPNDQSVHTNDVVGSLTGGKDWMSMAQAAMADGKLDVSDLMRIMGNSGGSNTQTQPKQQSGGGLGDMLGGLFK; from the coding sequence ATGTTAGAGACCCTAATGAATCTGGTACGGCAGCAGGCAGGTTCTGCCATCACAAACAACACCGCTATTCCGGGTGATAAACACGACGATGCCGTTCAGGCGGTTTCGGGTGGTATTTTGAGCGGACTGCAACAGCAGGCGCAGGGCGGTGGCATCGGTAACCTGATTGGTATGCTGACCGGCAATAGCGGGGCACAGCAGGAAGTGAATCAGGGCGTTCAGAAAACGGTGCAGGAAAGCCTGTTCCAGAAACTGGGAATTTCGCCCCAGGTAGCCATGTCGATAGCCGCGGCTGTTGTACCGGTGGTGCTGAGTAAGCTCAGTCAGAAAGCACAGGACCCCAATGATCAATCCGTTCATACCAACGATGTCGTGGGATCACTGACCGGTGGGAAAGACTGGATGAGTATGGCACAGGCGGCTATGGCCGATGGGAAACTCGATGTGAGCGACCTGATGCGGATCATGGGTAACTCGGGTGGCAGTAATACGCAGACACAGCCCAAACAGCAGTCAGGCGGTGGCCTGGGCGACATGCTGGGCGGCCTGTTTAAATAA
- a CDS encoding superoxide dismutase family protein yields MKTIRRRIRTNSWLIMGLGMTGLLTSCADHNSVTRAAATVNLVNTSGNSIGTANLTENSSGTVTLDVKVNGLPAGSHGIHFHEVGVADPKASPAFSTSGEHYNPASKKHGISNPQGTHAGDLANLEVDAQGNGRLTTTTDRITLTEGATTLFDANGSSLIIHANTDDQVTDPSGNSGGRIAGGVVVKQ; encoded by the coding sequence ATGAAAACAATACGAAGAAGAATCCGAACGAACAGCTGGCTTATTATGGGTCTGGGAATGACTGGTCTGCTGACAAGTTGTGCTGACCACAATAGCGTAACACGGGCAGCCGCAACGGTAAACCTGGTGAATACCAGCGGTAACTCAATCGGCACGGCTAACCTGACTGAAAATTCCAGCGGAACCGTTACACTGGATGTTAAAGTAAATGGCTTACCCGCTGGCTCACACGGAATTCACTTTCACGAAGTGGGAGTGGCTGATCCGAAAGCATCGCCCGCCTTTTCTACCTCCGGCGAACATTACAATCCAGCTAGCAAAAAACACGGAATCAGCAATCCGCAGGGAACCCACGCGGGGGATCTGGCTAACCTTGAGGTAGACGCACAAGGCAATGGCCGATTGACAACAACAACTGATCGGATAACCCTGACCGAAGGCGCCACGACACTATTCGACGCCAATGGCTCATCATTAATTATTCATGCTAACACAGACGATCAGGTAACAGACCCCTCAGGTAACAGTGGAGGACGGATTGCCGGGGGCGTAGTCGTAAAACAATAA